One genomic region from Biomphalaria glabrata chromosome 7, xgBioGlab47.1, whole genome shotgun sequence encodes:
- the LOC106053307 gene encoding gamma-aminobutyric acid receptor-associated protein-like 2 has product MKFKFKEEHTFEHRKLESGKIRTKYPERIPVIVEKDAKSQIATIDKRKFLVPSDISVAQFMWIIRKRIQLPSEKAIFLFVGKVLPQSSASMGQIYEDHKDEDGFLYIAYSGENTFGTIL; this is encoded by the exons agcacAGAAAACTAGAATCTGGtaaaataagaacaaaatatCCAGAAAGAATTCct GTTATTGTTGAAAAAGATGCTAAATCACAAATAGCAACAATTGATAAGCGCAAGTTCTTAGTGCCCAGTGACATCTCTGTGGCACAATTCATGTGGATTATTAGGAAACGAATTCAGCTACCATCAGAGAAggctatatttttgtttgttgggAAAGTACTTCCACAGTCCAG tgCTAGTATGGGTCAAATCTATGAGGACCACAAAGATGAAGATGGCTTCTTGTATATTGCTTACAGTGGAGAGAATACATTTGGCACCATATTGTAG